tcatttgacttggacagccaaccacattcaagttcactctgtaacctcgcccatagcaacaaaacagagtaccctagcaaccattcatcaacagctatatctcagcatcggaacatcgtagacacttggggattggctcgtttgactcatgctagcaaacggaacttcctatatgctacacatgctagcagtgactagctacatgctaatatttaCTAGCCAAGTAccgtaacttgctagaaatgcttactaagtataaatattttatcaggcatttatgtgaggcttgcctagtaaccacctagGTTACCCTAGCaattgcctagcaaccacccaaattaccctagcaaccgcctagcaaccacctagcaaccgcctagtaacgccttagtaagggcctagcgacctctcaggacaccctagcaacgccttagcaaccactcagaataccctagcaaccacctagcaacaccttagcaaccaccaagcaaccactcagggcaccctatcactgttgctagcatgatgctagcaactcgattagcatgttgctagcatcatgctaacacgattagcatcatgctagctacatgctaattatgttagcatgatgctagcaactcaattagcatgatgctagcaactcgattagcatgttgctagcatgatgctaacacgattagcatcatgctagctacatgctaatcatgttagcatgatgctagcaactcggttagcatgttgctagcatgatgctaacacgattagcatcatgctaattacatgctaatcatgtcagcatgatgctagcatctcgattagcatgttgctagcatgatgctaacactatTAGTATCATgatagctacatgctaatcatattagcatgttgttgctttttggccAGTACGGTGATACattttaccccatcgatttgccacgcaaaccccattcacatttcctttaggaaatgtacaattctagtttatattgtgattctgttgtggactaaaacaaaatgagctcagacaaacacaaagccgctctcttcatgtgttcatcaccTGACCCACAGTCACATTCACCTGTCAGTCAGACACGAGCCCTGATCAATaagagactgagctgaaggaaaatgaatgaatgatcttcaatctgcttcaacacacacacatctgtataGATATGAATAAATCACAGCCCTGCAGATGTTTAGTTTCTTCTTCTGCCAATCCACTAAAGGGGCTCTACATCTGGTAACACTGTTCACACTGCTGTTAAAGCAGGTAAAGACACGTTTACACCTGTAATCTGAAAGCAGTGTTAGCGCTGCACTTTACCCAGGGTTATGAAGCGCTGCTATGGAGTGGTGTTAGCGTCGTGTTTGTAATGTAACACTGCATTGTggttagggatgcaatgattaaccggtttcactattaaacATGCTTTAATTCATCATGGTTTATAAATCATAAAGACTTctcaacactgtttttcagcattgattaaaactgctgcaactaaacacaGTTATGGCCACTGTGCCGCGCTTTACActgataaccacacacactggattaactatgacTGTGGGTATATAAGGCAAGTTCAGGCAAGtctgttatttccaatggagagattTTTGTGACTGCaggaaatgcaaacagctgaagtttgaggaagacgcaatgaaaagtccacaggtttgcaaacccacctacaGTTACAAACAATGGCAGCGATGAGAGCGATGATgaggtgaatgttgatccgccagccgagagagtgttttcagagagagtgctgaaagactcaaAGTGTCTCAGCTGATTAATGGCCTGAATCTCGATGTTCAGCACAAATGtcagctaaatgtaaaatctaacactCGACACGTCATCGCCAAAAGAAGCTTTCCTTTACTAGTTtcacactgaaactgcggctgaTGATGAAGAACTGTACGGTTTTAAGCCGGTGATCATcgtgagaatcctgctctgcctgctcatatattgggtcggctgactcgcctgctttattCCACAATCACAGGAAAATGTAAATGAGCGCATAACGAGACTGAACATTTACAATGACACAAAACACTTAGAGAGCGACAGAAGAGAGAcgtttcttcctttcttttattTTCCTATTTAGTTAGTGATGACTGCTGTGCAGCTTCCAGCCTCCttgaattaaattattcattataatattttgttttcaagcagaaatattcattattaattgacatgcatataaaaacaatcaatatataataaaacaatagtgcaaaataaatatttctttctttaatGCTTCAATTGTTTGAtgcaaatttatttttcataaagtaacagtagtAAACAGCAgtaaacagactttttatagcagataactcacatTCAAGCTCATTTAGAAGAAAGCCTGATGATGAGAAAtgttattcattgttagtattattgtcatcatcatcatcatcaatattgttttattaatattattattattaattattagacattaatttTGGATTTTAATATCAATAAGTCATTATGATTACAGAATTAGTTGGATAAATATTTCTGCTATTTGTTAGTCTTGATTGAGGACGCTTTTAAATGCGATACATCTGTTAATAAACTATTTGCagtggcgctcctgcatttattctggcgctcctgcatttattctggcgctcctgcatttattcttgcgctcctgcatttattctggcgctcctacatttattctggcgctcctacatttattctggcgctcctgcatttattctggcgctcctacatttattctggcgctcctgcatttattctggagctcctgcatttattctggagctcctgcatttattctggcgctcctgcatttattctggcgctcctgcatttattctggcgctcctgcatttattctggcgctcctgcatttattctggagctcctgcatttattctgcatttattctggagctcctacatttattctggatctcctgcatttattctggcgctcctacatttattctggagctcctgcatttattctggcgctcctgcatttattctggcgctcctgcatttattctggcgctcctgcatttattctggcgctcctgcatttattctggcgctcctgcatttattctggagctcctgcatttattctgcatttattctggagctcctacatttattctggatctcctgcatttattctggcgctcctacatttattctggagctcctgcatttattctggcgctcctgcatttattctggcgctcctgcatttattctggcgctcctgcatttattctggcactcctgcatttattctggcgctcctgcatttattctggcgctcctgcatttattctggcgctcctgcatttattctggcgctcctgcatttattctagcgctcctacatttattctggagctcctgcatttattctggcgctcctgcatttattctggcgctcctgcatttattctggcgctcctgcatttattctggcgctcctgcatttattctggcgctcctgcatttattctggagctcctgcatttattctgcatttattctggagctcctacatttattctggatctcctgcatttattctggcgctcctacatttattctggagctcctgcatttattctggcgctcctgcatttattctggcgctcctgcatttattctggcgctcctgcatttattctggcgctcctgcatttattctggcgctcctgcatttattctggcgctcctgcatttattctggagctcctgcatttattctgcatttattctggagctcctacatttattctggatctcctgcatttattctggcgctcctacatttattctggagctcctgcatttattctggcgctcctgcatttattctggcgctcctgcatttattctggcgctcctgcatttattctggcactcctgcatttattctggcgctcctgcatttattctggcgctcctgcatttattctggagctcctgcatttattctggcgctcctgcatttattctggcgctcctgcatttattctggcgctcctgcatttattctggcgctcctgcatttattctggcgctcctgcatttattctagcgctcctgcatttattctggcgcttctgcatttattctggcgctcctacatttattctggagctcctgcatttattctggcgctcctgcatttattctggcgctcctgcatttattctggagctcctgcatttattctggcgctcctacatttattctggagctcctgcatttattctggcgctcctacatttattctggcgctcctgcatttattctggcgcttctgcatttattctggcgctcctgcatttattctggcgcaactattctggcgctcctgcatttattccggcgctcctgcatttattctggccatcctgcatttattctggcgctcctgcatttattctggcgctcctgcatttattctggcgctcctgcatttattctggcgctccgaCATTTTTTCTGGCGCTcatgcatttattctggagctcctacatttattctggcgctcctgcatttattctggcgctcctgcatttattttggcgctcctgcatttattctgcatttattctggagctcctacatttattctggcgctcctgcatttattctggcgctcctgcatttattttggcgctcctgcatttattctgcatttattctggcgctcctacatttattctggcgctcctgcatttattctgcatttattctggcgctcctgcatttattctgcatttattctggtgctcctgcatttagtctggcgctcctacatttatgcAGGAtgcacagtttgaggattgtagaactaaagacaaactctcacaggaaTCAGCAGTGCATTTACACGTAACAAATCTGagaaataagaaaacaaatcaaatttagattgtatttttttgtcactcacttcatgtaaataataactttaatcaatcaatcaatcagtcagtctatCAGGTGTTAAAATtcagacctcagtgtgtccagtttacagtattgactcttcagtccatcagagagaagcttcactcctgaatcctgcaggtcattgttactcaggtccagctctctcagcacacagtttgaggattgtagagctgaagacaaactctcacagcactgaacagtgagattacagctctGAAGCCTGTGAGGGGAAAACAGAAGTAATGATTTTGGTTTTATCTATTAATCCAGGGCAGAGACAAAAACACTTGAATGTTGTCTTTTAGTTTGAGTAAAGGTGAAATCACTATGTGGACTATGTGGACACTTGTCCACTATGTGGACAAGGctgtaaaataaacatcaaattATTATTTACCTAACAATTCACAGTTTTGTGTgataattaattattagttatcattattaaaaacttTCTCCATTTTCCAAActcatgttaacagattagagttATCAGTTTTTAAAGGTgagattatattattgtattgcgTAAAAAGAGAATCAAAGTATTGAAAAGAATGTCTGAAAGTGGAGTAGACATAAGGAGAACAGATATTGTGTACAGCAGGAGATCAGTGATACATATTTGATGTGAAAACACAAATAGTCTGTGCTGTTTCTGCACTGCACACATTTGACTCATGGGTTGCAGATGTGTTGCAAAACGATGTGTGAAATGGGCATAAGTGTATCCAGAAAACTCTTACAGTGCTCTTGTGGTGTTTTTGACCACTGGTATCAGTCTCATCAGTGCTTCATCAGATCTTCTGTATTTCTGCAGTTCAAACTTCTCTTGAGTCTCTTCTGACATCAGGAGCACAAACACCAGACCCGACCACTGAGCAGAGGACAGATCCTGTGATGAAAGATATCCAGAGCTCAGACTCTTCTGGAGGTCCTCCACAAAGTCAtccttcagttcattcagacagtagaaGAGGTTGATGGTCCTCTCTGCTGATTTCTCCTCCtctattttctttttgatatagTCAGTTGTGTCTTTGATGTTTTCAGTTTTGAGCTTCAGTCCTGGCAGGAACTTCTTCAGGTCACTCTGATTAGACTTCAGAGAGAGACCCAGCAGGAACCGGAGGAAAAGGTCCAGGTGTCCGTTCTTGCTTTGTAAAGTCTTCTTGACTGCATCCTTATGAAGTTTAAACAGGGTCTTTGTAGAGAGTTTCCATGTCAGTTCCTTTTTCCAGGAATCAAGAAATAGATTTGCTTTCTTgtctttgtaagtgaaaaacacATAGAGAGCAGCGATGAACTCCTGAACGCTGAGATGAACAAAACTGTAAACCTGTTCCCCTGAAATGGGGTTTTCCTCCTGAAACATTCGAGTACATAATCCTGAGAACACAGAGCCTTCCTTGACATCTAGGCCACACTTCTCCAGATCTGTTTTGTAGAAAATCAGTTGTCCTTCCTGCAGCTGTTTAAAGGCCAGTTTCCCAAGCTTCAGAACAATGTCTTCAAAAGACCAGGCCTTAGCTTCAGGTTCAGAATCGTTGCTGTatttttctttcatctgttgcttTTGAGACAGTAAGTAGCTGGTGTACATCTCTGTGAGAGTTGTGGGTGTTTTTTCATTGCTCtcttgacccagcagaggctgaaGAACAGTGagagagatccagcagaagacggggaTGTGGCACATGATATACAGACTCCTGGATTTCTTGATGTGGCCGATGATGTTTCCAGCAACCTCAGGACTGCTGTTTTTGATGAAGTACTGCTCCTTCTGCTCATCACTGAATCCTCGCACCTCAGTCACCTGATCAATGTAGTCTCGGGGTATCAGactggctgctgctggtctggatgTGATCCAGATGAGGCAAGAGCGAAGCAGCTGTCTCTTTAAGAGATGTGTTACTATCTTACTCACTGTCATTTCCTTATCAACATCTGTTAATCCATCATCCTCCtctttaaagttcaattcaaagCGATATTCATCCagtccatcaaagatgaacatgaCCTTACCTTGTTTTTCAGGAAGAGAGCTCAGTCCTCCACTGCCAAAGAAGTACTTGTTAAGCAGACCTATGAGACTGtactttttttctttaatcaGATTCAGTCTACGGAACGGCAGTGGAAATATGAAGACTATTTCCTGATTGTCTTTTTCTTCAGCCCAGTCAAGGATGAATTTATTAACAGAGACAGTCTTTCCCACTCCTGCAATCCCCAGTGTCAGGACTCTTCTGTTTTGTTCACCTGTGTCAGGCTGAACTTTAAACATGTCGTTACACTTGAGTGGTTTATCCTTGGCTGTCTGTTGGTTGTGTTTTGACTCTATCTGTATCACCTCATGGTCATTCTCTCTTCCTCCAGTCTCGTTCTCCACCACATATAGATCAGTGTAAATATCATCCAGCTTCTTCTTACGACCTATCTGTGAATTACCAATCAATATCTGCTTATAGTCCTCCTTTAAGTTCTTCTTTAGTTCACGGCTGGTGTTTGTGTAATCAACAGGAGGGGATGTACAGCTATCTGAAGGTGCACCTGTACAAGAGAGAGGAACAATTAGTGTTTTATTAAAGTGAATTATAATTACGTCCTGTGCTTtccaacacaaaaaaataacaacagcacTCATGAAGTCGTTTGTTTCAACATTTAAATGACGTGAAACCTGCAGAATTGTTTGACTGTCTGCAaacaaaacatgcacacaaaaatagagatattttatttttaaaagaaaaattttataatttattgttCCCAGAAAAAGGCTCTTTCATTTGAAGAAGAAAAGCTGCAGGGGCTCAAGCCCTCCAAAGCGAGATCCAAGGACAACTTCATTATTATTTAGGAAATGCACAGTGTGAGCCGGctttacaatgtttacaatgtACAATGTATTTTACAACTCATCTTTGATCTTGTTTTCCTTTGCTCAACTCTATATTCCATATTTGTTCATTCTGTCTGTGCAAATAAGTAGTAAATTatagttttgatagttttatctTGGTGTGCTGCTGGGATGGAGGTCTTCTCTCTTTGTGAAGCATACATTGTGTAAAAGGCTTAATAAAGATCTTGCAGTTGGACTATGATTCTGCTAATGCTCAGTTATTTCAACAGCCATGCAGACTCCTGATGACAGAGAATGAGGGGCTACTTTACAGAAATTCAATAAACTTTAATGAGTGTAATATTCATAATGTCCATTCcagttaaaggttcaggacaccctggagaacttttttttatattaacagatttgggtgtgttgagcatcagttaagacaatgttagcacctgtcgtcagctttaattgtgaggaaaactggataattttgagcttttgtcagctaatttcagcttccgggtttaaaatgatttttggggcgggatcaaaaccggcgacgtagcgcagtactgcaagtgcaatgatgatgcgtcggtttctcattattattcataacggagttttcttatcctatgagaagaaccggctgcttaattattcatgagacctgccagacttgccagtgtcaagcccgagctgtgagacacggacggACCCAcgacacacagtatttagccgttttTTGCTgcggattgagggagaagtcctcatttgtagggtttacatgaacacacttacctttataatgttataaattgtgtttatgtgtattacgaataacaaatgtagcagagcattaaatcactgtttatttctttgcattttaactttgtaaactataaactcatgcgtctcctcacggtttatctcatttgtgagctagcttcgttcgctcacgttctcccctgctggtaacgcccactcctgcccgatgcttgcggagctccacgcccattaatcatgcatctagaaattggggggtgtcatggccctttaaagagcaGTGTGTCTAAGTGAGCAGAGTGCAATGACGTACCGGTTCCTGCAGGGTTCAAGCTGTTGTTGAAATTCACTGGGCCTGTGGTGATGTTTCCAGTGAGTACAGGAGCATTTACAACTACTCCTGAATCAGCTTTCACGTCAGTACTGAATGCAGTTTGAGCACTGCTGCTCGTCTGACCTGCAATAGAGACAAGGcttaatattatttcataaaagacaactattttattactgataatattattaataatccaTTACAtgtatatagcacttttcttaGTGCTCAAAGCTCTTTAAGGCCGGGACAGTGTGAGTTGGTTTTACAATGTGTTCCTGTTTTAGAAATGTTTGTTGCAACTTATTCTAAGCTTCTTCATTCTTGTTTTCCTTTCTTTATTAAAATAGATATGTCTTGTGCTTCCCCtcacaaaaaataacaattgcgcatataaataaagtaacaaattcagATGAACAAAGACAAAcaatatattcacacacatt
The Danio rerio strain Tuebingen ecotype United States chromosome 4, GRCz12tu, whole genome shotgun sequence genome window above contains:
- the LOC108183674 gene encoding NLR family CARD domain-containing protein 3-like isoform X1, with the translated sequence MANVKQLLDNSLNELLKADLTRFQWYLVNDHNEISKAEMENADRLDTVDKLVSCFGPEGAVKITVDTLRKIKQNKLAEDLENTQKQGQTSSSAQTAFSTDVKADSGVVVNAPVLTGNITTGPVNFNNSLNPAGTGAPSDSCTSPPVDYTNTSRELKKNLKEDYKQILIGNSQIGRKKKLDDIYTDLYVVENETGGRENDHEVIQIESKHNQQTAKDKPLKCNDMFKVQPDTGEQNRRVLTLGIAGVGKTVSVNKFILDWAEEKDNQEIVFIFPLPFRRLNLIKEKKYSLIGLLNKYFFGSGGLSSLPEKQGKVMFIFDGLDEYRFELNFKEEDDGLTDVDKEMTVSKIVTHLLKRQLLRSCLIWITSRPAAASLIPRDYIDQVTEVRGFSDEQKEQYFIKNSSPEVAGNIIGHIKKSRSLYIMCHIPVFCWISLTVLQPLLGQESNEKTPTTLTEMYTSYLLSQKQQMKEKYSNDSEPEAKAWSFEDIVLKLGKLAFKQLQEGQLIFYKTDLEKCGLDVKEGSVFSGLCTRMFQEENPISGEQVYSFVHLSVQEFIAALYVFFTYKDKKANLFLDSWKKELTWKLSTKTLFKLHKDAVKKTLQSKNGHLDLFLRFLLGLSLKSNQSDLKKFLPGLKLKTENIKDTTDYIKKKIEEEKSAERTINLFYCLNELKDDFVEDLQKSLSSGYLSSQDLSSAQWSGLVFVLLMSEETQEKFELQKYRRSDEALMRLIPVVKNTTRALLQSCNLTVQCCESLSSALQSSNCVLRELDLSNNDLQDSGVKLLSDGLKSQYCKLDTLRLSGCMVTEEGCGFLSSALTSNPSHLRELDLSYNHPGDSGVKLLSEQLEDPNYTLDKLNLDHGGETRITAGPRKYVCFLTLDPNTANTQLILSEENREVKSVEENQPYPDHPHRFDVYHQVLCRESVCGRCYWEIDWSGDVGVFIAVSYKSIRRKGRGAEVVFGYNAQSWSLICSSSSFSFIHNNTHTDLPLEALSRRIGVFVDHSAGTLIFYKIYRDTMSLIHSVQTTFTEPLCAGFGFGFRLYPGSSVKLS
- the LOC108183674 gene encoding NACHT, LRR and PYD domains-containing protein 3-like isoform X2 codes for the protein MANVKQLLDNSLNELLKADLTRFQWYLVNDHNEISKAEMENADRLDTVDKLVSCFGPEGAVKITVDTLRKIKQNKLAEDLENTQKQGAPSDSCTSPPVDYTNTSRELKKNLKEDYKQILIGNSQIGRKKKLDDIYTDLYVVENETGGRENDHEVIQIESKHNQQTAKDKPLKCNDMFKVQPDTGEQNRRVLTLGIAGVGKTVSVNKFILDWAEEKDNQEIVFIFPLPFRRLNLIKEKKYSLIGLLNKYFFGSGGLSSLPEKQGKVMFIFDGLDEYRFELNFKEEDDGLTDVDKEMTVSKIVTHLLKRQLLRSCLIWITSRPAAASLIPRDYIDQVTEVRGFSDEQKEQYFIKNSSPEVAGNIIGHIKKSRSLYIMCHIPVFCWISLTVLQPLLGQESNEKTPTTLTEMYTSYLLSQKQQMKEKYSNDSEPEAKAWSFEDIVLKLGKLAFKQLQEGQLIFYKTDLEKCGLDVKEGSVFSGLCTRMFQEENPISGEQVYSFVHLSVQEFIAALYVFFTYKDKKANLFLDSWKKELTWKLSTKTLFKLHKDAVKKTLQSKNGHLDLFLRFLLGLSLKSNQSDLKKFLPGLKLKTENIKDTTDYIKKKIEEEKSAERTINLFYCLNELKDDFVEDLQKSLSSGYLSSQDLSSAQWSGLVFVLLMSEETQEKFELQKYRRSDEALMRLIPVVKNTTRALLQSCNLTVQCCESLSSALQSSNCVLRELDLSNNDLQDSGVKLLSDGLKSQYCKLDTLRLSGCMVTEEGCGFLSSALTSNPSHLRELDLSYNHPGDSGVKLLSEQLEDPNYTLDKLNLDHGGETRITAGPRKYVCFLTLDPNTANTQLILSEENREVKSVEENQPYPDHPHRFDVYHQVLCRESVCGRCYWEIDWSGDVGVFIAVSYKSIRRKGRGAEVVFGYNAQSWSLICSSSSFSFIHNNTHTDLPLEALSRRIGVFVDHSAGTLIFYKIYRDTMSLIHSVQTTFTEPLCAGFGFGFRLYPGSSVKLS